The following are from one region of the Haloactinomyces albus genome:
- a CDS encoding GMC oxidoreductase yields the protein MNQDVSRRWALRLGAAATGSALFGGSLVSRTAAASEPVDALVVGSGYAGSVAALRLAEAGIDSVVVERGRRWPITPDGDTFATPPVPDGRAAWLSTRSPFTEHTFAPFTGVLETCAHDGITTMAGAGVGGGSLVNYAAMMIPPGNLFRQSFGQALDYTEMAQHWYPRAQSLIGLSTVPDDVLNSSFYGNARQFARRADRAGLAMQRSEMAVDWDIVRAEIAGTTPRSAILGHAVWGINSGAKRSVDRTILARAERTGRTDVRPLHLVRDILPQGDRYLVGCEQLDEEGKVVGRPWFSSRRVFLAAGSLGTMRLLVRAKARGSLSRLNEAVGTGWGTSGDHLVAGTGLKFNNPDQGGPAHMHARTWDTSGAPVTLLSFPPLGLPALGMISSTMLAVSVVPGLGNFTYDPVSDEVKLSWPTSDPRVVRVSSAVRDTMRQWDSANFGLDLDVVTPALTAHSLGGAALGAATKETGELIGHPGLFVIDSSLIPGSTGAVPPALTVTALADRCVTLALQRSF from the coding sequence ATGAACCAAGACGTCAGCCGACGATGGGCCTTGCGCCTCGGCGCTGCGGCAACAGGGTCGGCGCTCTTCGGTGGCAGTCTTGTCAGCCGCACCGCAGCGGCCTCGGAACCTGTGGATGCCCTCGTCGTCGGTAGCGGCTATGCGGGGTCCGTTGCCGCCCTCAGACTCGCCGAAGCGGGTATCGACTCCGTCGTCGTGGAACGCGGGCGCCGATGGCCGATCACCCCAGACGGCGACACCTTCGCGACCCCTCCCGTGCCCGATGGGCGAGCCGCCTGGCTTTCCACCCGGTCACCGTTCACCGAGCACACCTTTGCTCCCTTCACCGGTGTGCTCGAGACATGCGCGCACGATGGCATTACCACCATGGCTGGTGCGGGAGTCGGCGGCGGCTCTCTTGTCAACTACGCCGCCATGATGATCCCGCCGGGCAACCTGTTCCGCCAAAGCTTTGGACAGGCCCTCGACTACACGGAAATGGCACAGCATTGGTATCCGCGTGCACAATCGCTCATCGGCCTCTCCACGGTCCCGGACGACGTCCTGAACTCTTCCTTCTATGGCAACGCTCGGCAGTTCGCTCGCAGGGCGGACAGGGCCGGACTGGCGATGCAGCGTTCCGAGATGGCGGTCGACTGGGACATCGTCCGCGCCGAGATCGCCGGGACGACCCCGCGTTCCGCAATTCTCGGACACGCCGTTTGGGGAATTAACAGTGGGGCGAAACGCAGTGTCGACCGCACGATACTTGCGCGAGCCGAACGCACTGGCCGGACCGATGTCCGTCCCCTTCACCTGGTGCGCGATATCCTTCCACAAGGAGATCGCTACTTAGTCGGGTGCGAACAACTCGACGAAGAGGGCAAGGTCGTCGGCCGTCCATGGTTCTCATCACGGCGAGTCTTTCTTGCCGCCGGGTCGCTCGGTACCATGCGATTGTTGGTCCGGGCAAAGGCCCGTGGCAGTTTGTCCCGTCTCAACGAAGCAGTGGGCACGGGGTGGGGCACCAGCGGCGATCACCTCGTTGCCGGCACCGGACTCAAGTTCAACAATCCGGACCAGGGCGGTCCCGCACATATGCACGCTCGTACTTGGGATACGTCCGGCGCACCCGTAACGTTGCTCAGCTTTCCGCCGCTCGGACTCCCTGCGCTCGGCATGATTTCCAGCACCATGCTTGCGGTCTCCGTCGTTCCGGGGCTGGGGAATTTCACGTACGACCCAGTATCGGACGAAGTGAAATTGTCCTGGCCGACATCCGACCCCCGTGTTGTCCGCGTCAGTTCTGCGGTGCGCGATACTATGCGGCAGTGGGACTCCGCGAATTTCGGCCTCGATCTGGACGTGGTGACGCCAGCACTGACTGCGCACTCGCTGGGAGGCGCCGCACTCGGTGCAGCGACAAAAGAGACGGGAGAGCTTATAGGCCACCCTGGCCTGTTCGTCATCGATAGCTCACTCATCCCCGGCTCTACTGGCGCGGTGCCTCCCGCGCTGACGGTCACCGCACTCGCCGACCGATGCGTCACCCTCGCGCTCCAGCGATCCTTCTGA
- a CDS encoding SDR family NAD(P)-dependent oxidoreductase produces the protein MRAPQGTMLMTGASRGFGRAAAERLLTRYPENHLLVTARGQNGERLTEDLTNATGNPNVTAISCDLASLAEIGTAANEVRRRVDAQELPPLKGFLGNAGLQMTSRTHATVDGYETTFAVNVLANYYFVRLLWNHFTTPARITMVGSDTHFGDLRHNLGMVPAPRWESTRQLAMPREGSQAHSVAEGRTAYSTSKLAVTYLVHALARRLPDGVDVYTFNPGYVPGTGLVRDAGPVIRALSRTLLHGLRATPLALSPTTAGNLLADAAGGSTPGDSGTYIDRRKVAASAPESYDREREEELWAAAAELCALPAEPTSCADDLSDTFYESRLE, from the coding sequence ATGCGTGCGCCACAGGGCACCATGCTGATGACGGGGGCCAGTCGCGGCTTCGGACGTGCGGCAGCTGAGCGCCTCTTAACCAGGTACCCTGAAAACCATCTCCTGGTGACAGCGAGAGGGCAGAATGGTGAGCGGCTCACCGAGGATCTCACCAATGCCACCGGTAACCCGAATGTCACCGCGATATCCTGCGACTTGGCCTCGCTCGCGGAGATCGGCACCGCAGCGAACGAGGTCCGGCGGCGCGTCGATGCCCAGGAACTACCTCCGCTGAAGGGTTTTCTCGGTAACGCGGGCCTGCAGATGACCAGCCGGACCCACGCCACCGTCGACGGCTACGAAACCACGTTTGCCGTGAATGTACTGGCCAACTACTACTTCGTGCGCCTGTTGTGGAACCATTTCACGACACCTGCCAGGATCACGATGGTTGGCAGCGACACCCATTTTGGCGACCTCCGACACAACCTCGGCATGGTTCCGGCGCCCCGCTGGGAAAGCACCCGCCAACTCGCCATGCCCAGAGAAGGCAGCCAGGCTCACTCGGTAGCCGAGGGCCGCACGGCGTACTCCACCAGCAAGCTGGCGGTCACCTACCTGGTGCACGCACTGGCCCGCCGCCTACCCGACGGTGTCGACGTCTACACCTTCAACCCCGGCTATGTGCCCGGCACGGGCCTTGTTCGTGACGCCGGGCCGGTGATTCGTGCGCTGTCGCGCACGCTATTGCACGGTCTGCGGGCCACTCCGCTGGCGCTCAGCCCGACCACCGCCGGAAATTTGCTCGCCGATGCCGCAGGCGGCTCCACCCCGGGAGACAGCGGGACCTACATTGACCGCCGCAAGGTCGCAGCTTCTGCACCTGAATCCTACGACCGGGAGCGCGAAGAGGAATTGTGGGCCGCTGCCGCCGAACTGTGTGCCCTCCCCGCCGAACCGACGTCCTGTGCTGACGATCTCTCGGACACCTTCTACGAATCCAGGCTGGAGTAA
- a CDS encoding acyl-CoA carboxylase subunit beta has protein sequence MTALAARPDSQQSEQDPRDPELRLAQLLDADSIVPLHPRDASGMYAVRGRISGAKVIVYCSDATKKGGALGSEGCGHIVEAIDTAVRERCPVLGVWHSGGARIPEGVESLDGMGQMFAAMIRASGKVPQVSVVVGPAAGGAAYGPALTDVVIMAPAGRVFVTGPDVVRSVTGEEIDQDGLGGAEAHGKKSGVVHVVARDEPDAYRRARHLTGLFARPGLFDLQSVQTEQDLRALLPETARRAYDVKPVIRGILDTDADGTSDFAELQGKWAPNVVTGLGRLGGRTVGVIANNPLRKGGCLDSLSAEKAARFVRMCDSFGIPLLVMVDVPGYLPGVGQEWGGVVRRGAKLLHAFGEAVVPRVTLVTRKSYGGAYIAMNARSLGATTVFAWPEAEVAVMGAKAAVGILHRKAIAAAPEEEREALQDKLTEEHQQVAGGVDRAKSIGVVDEVIEPKETRRRVAEALAAAPTGSGNHGNIPL, from the coding sequence ATGACCGCTTTGGCCGCGCGTCCCGACAGTCAGCAGTCCGAGCAGGATCCGCGTGACCCGGAGTTGCGCTTGGCGCAGCTGTTGGACGCGGACTCGATCGTGCCGCTGCATCCGCGGGATGCCAGCGGCATGTACGCGGTGCGGGGCCGGATCTCCGGGGCGAAAGTGATCGTGTACTGCAGTGATGCCACGAAGAAGGGTGGTGCGCTGGGCTCCGAGGGATGTGGGCACATCGTCGAGGCCATCGACACGGCGGTGCGGGAGCGGTGTCCGGTCCTCGGTGTGTGGCACTCCGGGGGTGCTCGGATCCCCGAGGGGGTCGAGTCGCTGGATGGCATGGGTCAGATGTTCGCGGCGATGATCCGCGCTTCGGGCAAGGTGCCGCAGGTCTCGGTGGTGGTCGGTCCGGCTGCGGGTGGTGCCGCCTATGGTCCGGCGCTGACCGATGTGGTGATCATGGCTCCGGCCGGTCGGGTGTTCGTCACCGGGCCGGATGTGGTGCGCAGCGTGACCGGTGAGGAGATCGACCAGGACGGGCTCGGCGGTGCCGAGGCACACGGCAAGAAGTCCGGGGTCGTGCACGTCGTGGCCCGTGACGAGCCGGATGCCTACCGCCGAGCCCGGCACCTGACCGGGCTGTTCGCCCGGCCGGGCCTGTTCGACCTGCAGTCGGTGCAGACCGAGCAGGACCTGCGTGCGCTGCTGCCGGAAACCGCACGGCGGGCCTACGACGTCAAGCCGGTGATTCGGGGCATTCTCGACACCGATGCCGACGGGACCAGCGATTTCGCCGAGCTGCAGGGCAAGTGGGCGCCCAACGTCGTGACCGGACTGGGCAGGCTCGGAGGTCGCACCGTGGGTGTGATCGCCAACAACCCGCTGCGCAAGGGCGGGTGCCTGGACTCGCTGTCGGCGGAGAAGGCCGCCCGGTTCGTGCGCATGTGCGACTCGTTCGGGATTCCGCTGCTGGTGATGGTCGACGTGCCCGGCTACCTGCCCGGGGTGGGCCAGGAATGGGGCGGTGTCGTGCGCCGGGGCGCGAAACTGCTGCATGCCTTCGGTGAGGCCGTCGTGCCGCGGGTGACCCTGGTGACGCGGAAGTCCTACGGCGGTGCCTACATCGCCATGAACGCCCGCTCGCTGGGCGCGACCACGGTGTTCGCCTGGCCGGAGGCCGAGGTCGCGGTCATGGGCGCCAAGGCAGCGGTCGGCATCCTGCACCGCAAGGCCATCGCCGCCGCCCCCGAGGAGGAACGCGAGGCCCTGCAGGACAAGCTCACCGAGGAGCACCAGCAGGTCGCAGGCGGCGTCGACCGCGCGAAATCCATCGGCGTCGTCGACGAGGTCATCGAACCCAAGGAGACCCGCCGCCGCGTCGCCGAAGCACTCGCCGCCGCCCCCACCGGCAGCGGCAACCACGGCAACATCCCCCTGTGA
- a CDS encoding TetR/AcrR family transcriptional regulator, protein MTQQRPLRERHRQRAKEKIIDAAFALFAERGFADVTVTEITDQAEVGRTTFFRYFGDKQEVLFADEQPLLDQLAHAEAPLLQPPTFQQAMAQTRTVVRDICDQVTADPERYRLHERLVGDNPELHDRSERKLLRLTEAMTDALRNQGVPEYEAVLAPHLALACYRTGKHMAGTDPTALVGAVDAAFELLERARGAQWQGDNPGK, encoded by the coding sequence ATGACACAGCAGCGCCCGCTCCGCGAGCGTCATCGGCAGCGCGCCAAGGAGAAGATCATAGATGCAGCTTTCGCCCTCTTCGCCGAGCGCGGCTTCGCCGACGTGACCGTGACGGAGATCACCGATCAGGCCGAGGTGGGGCGCACCACTTTCTTCAGGTACTTCGGTGACAAACAAGAAGTCCTGTTCGCCGATGAACAGCCTCTGCTCGACCAGCTCGCACATGCCGAGGCCCCATTACTGCAACCCCCCACCTTCCAGCAAGCAATGGCGCAGACCCGCACCGTCGTGCGCGATATCTGCGATCAGGTCACGGCCGACCCGGAGCGCTATCGCCTGCATGAACGGCTCGTCGGCGACAACCCCGAGTTGCACGACCGAAGTGAGCGCAAGCTCCTACGACTCACCGAAGCCATGACCGACGCTCTGCGAAACCAGGGAGTCCCCGAGTACGAGGCAGTTCTCGCCCCACATTTGGCACTCGCCTGCTATCGCACAGGCAAGCACATGGCCGGCACGGACCCCACGGCACTCGTCGGTGCGGTCGACGCCGCCTTCGAACTCCTGGAACGAGCACGGGGAGCGCAGTGGCAGGGCGATAACCCAGGAAAATGA
- a CDS encoding helix-turn-helix transcriptional regulator produces the protein MTLIERHEEAASLCELFNICTAGNGAVALITGNAASGKSSLLQDFGENVSTSDAVLLTAVASRAERDLPMGVLSQLLHSTDMPAERSALFDHLLEDCMASLVDVDGGLRSPNVLVLHGLFKALIRQAMHTPVVIVVDDLQYIDNASWQFLLYFLRRSRSARTMVVFTQRTDADRAPVEVHSELVSMPNYRHIELQPLTRQGTASVLSLHLDPETADQLVDEFHRISHGNPLLVQALLDDLSAGAPSAPQVVVGDAVGRAVLRCLHSSGRSTLRVARGAAVLNERTSPVLLARLLDMETGAVEQECRTLRSIGLLGGMVLRHATGRSAVVRDMPTSERSELHRRAAKLLFETCSAATTVARHLLAAGNPDEPWAVEVLTDAADHTAHDGEVEFARSCLELAQQYCFDRRRCTTITLALLNLEWPLHPTVAIRRLRQLVDSAPYQSLLLPQATDLVDWLLCVGWTGPVWAVLDRIAELSAAGDAYATTELRNIELRLSCDFPGVSDRRNGTLAAQHITKTIKASAVTNPRLSAFAAFDTVLREGEEEDSIKVAEKVLEGTSSDDRRVQHVFAAISTLLCTDRLEKAGKWTEKLLRQVPPLQCPGYEGALLALRAETFLYRGDFRSAHDYAHASFQRIPFVAWGDMIGGPLSTLLLASVKNAELWKATELIGKPVSERIYQTRYGIRYLYSRGQYYFETGRLSEALTDFNTCGEMMRAWDMDRPAFVPWRSGLARVRLCLNQPVQAWQLLQEQLELLPDRSKPCPRVRSPRPLAAEDRSQQYESLHRAIVALEIGGDRAEPAQETTEPRQLRVSGDESERAATFRHRPHNRTLGHRIPGMSLETPEEIHTDTAAMLRTSNVASKVRSLSGAERRTGTLAAQGLSNREISERLYITVSTVEQHLTRVYRKLDIKRRQDLPSNIGIT, from the coding sequence ATGACACTCATCGAGCGACACGAAGAAGCAGCATCGCTCTGCGAACTCTTCAACATCTGCACAGCAGGCAACGGCGCAGTGGCTCTCATCACGGGGAACGCCGCCAGCGGAAAGAGCTCTCTCCTGCAAGACTTCGGCGAGAACGTCAGCACTTCGGATGCCGTCCTCCTGACAGCGGTCGCCTCTCGCGCCGAACGCGACTTGCCGATGGGCGTGTTGAGTCAGTTGCTGCACTCGACCGACATGCCCGCGGAGCGCTCCGCACTGTTCGATCACCTGCTGGAAGACTGCATGGCAAGCCTCGTCGATGTCGACGGCGGTCTACGCAGTCCGAACGTCCTGGTGCTGCACGGACTGTTCAAGGCTCTGATCCGGCAAGCCATGCACACGCCTGTCGTCATCGTGGTGGATGACCTCCAGTACATCGACAACGCCTCCTGGCAGTTTTTGCTCTATTTCCTCCGGCGCAGCCGCTCCGCACGGACCATGGTCGTATTCACGCAGCGCACCGACGCGGATCGGGCACCCGTCGAGGTGCACTCCGAGCTGGTCTCCATGCCCAACTACCGCCATATCGAGCTACAACCACTCACTCGGCAGGGCACTGCTTCCGTGCTGTCGCTTCACCTGGATCCCGAGACGGCAGACCAGCTCGTCGACGAGTTCCACCGAATCAGCCACGGGAATCCGCTGCTGGTGCAGGCCCTGCTCGACGATCTCTCCGCTGGAGCGCCTTCGGCACCGCAAGTGGTTGTCGGTGATGCCGTGGGGCGTGCCGTACTGCGATGCCTGCACTCGTCCGGTCGTTCCACACTCAGGGTTGCACGGGGTGCTGCGGTCCTGAACGAACGGACTTCTCCGGTGCTCTTGGCCCGCCTGTTGGATATGGAGACCGGCGCGGTGGAGCAGGAATGTCGAACCCTACGGTCGATCGGTTTGCTGGGCGGTATGGTACTACGGCATGCGACTGGCCGCTCCGCGGTCGTCCGCGACATGCCGACTTCCGAGCGCAGTGAACTGCACCGCCGTGCGGCGAAGCTGCTCTTCGAGACTTGCTCCGCGGCGACCACAGTCGCCCGGCATCTACTGGCGGCCGGCAATCCGGACGAACCATGGGCCGTGGAGGTACTCACAGATGCTGCGGACCACACCGCGCACGATGGTGAGGTCGAATTCGCCCGGTCATGCCTGGAACTGGCCCAGCAGTATTGTTTCGACAGACGAAGATGTACGACGATCACATTGGCGTTGCTCAATCTCGAATGGCCGTTGCATCCCACCGTCGCGATTCGTAGGCTGCGGCAGCTCGTCGACTCGGCCCCCTACCAATCCTTGCTCCTACCCCAGGCGACCGACCTGGTGGACTGGTTGCTGTGCGTCGGCTGGACCGGCCCGGTCTGGGCTGTCCTCGACCGGATCGCCGAATTGAGCGCGGCCGGTGACGCATACGCTACGACCGAACTGCGGAACATCGAGCTGAGACTTTCTTGTGACTTTCCGGGGGTGTCCGACCGACGGAACGGAACACTCGCGGCGCAACACATCACAAAAACGATCAAAGCCTCCGCCGTCACCAATCCTCGACTGAGCGCGTTCGCAGCGTTCGACACCGTCCTGCGGGAAGGTGAAGAGGAGGATTCGATCAAGGTCGCAGAAAAGGTTCTCGAAGGAACAAGTTCGGATGACAGAAGAGTACAACACGTGTTCGCGGCGATTAGCACATTGCTCTGTACCGACCGACTGGAAAAGGCCGGAAAGTGGACGGAGAAGTTGCTTCGGCAAGTGCCTCCGCTCCAGTGCCCGGGCTATGAGGGAGCCCTTCTCGCGCTGCGAGCCGAAACCTTCCTCTACCGAGGCGACTTCCGATCGGCACACGATTATGCGCATGCATCCTTCCAAAGGATTCCCTTCGTCGCTTGGGGGGACATGATCGGCGGTCCTCTGAGCACTCTGCTGCTGGCCTCGGTCAAAAATGCAGAGCTCTGGAAAGCCACGGAACTCATCGGGAAACCGGTTTCGGAAAGAATATACCAGACCCGCTACGGGATTCGCTATCTGTACAGCCGCGGACAATATTACTTCGAGACCGGGCGGCTCTCCGAAGCACTCACCGACTTCAACACATGTGGCGAGATGATGCGGGCCTGGGACATGGATCGTCCCGCTTTCGTACCGTGGCGATCCGGACTCGCCCGGGTACGGCTGTGCCTGAACCAGCCGGTACAAGCCTGGCAACTGCTGCAGGAACAGCTGGAACTGCTTCCCGACCGAAGCAAACCGTGTCCGCGAGTCCGCTCGCCGCGCCCGCTTGCCGCCGAGGACCGCTCACAGCAATATGAGTCACTGCATAGGGCGATCGTGGCACTGGAGATAGGCGGGGATCGAGCTGAACCTGCCCAGGAGACGACGGAGCCACGGCAGCTCCGGGTGAGCGGAGACGAATCCGAACGAGCGGCGACGTTCCGACACCGACCACATAATCGGACGCTCGGCCACCGAATACCGGGAATGTCACTCGAGACGCCGGAAGAGATCCACACCGACACCGCGGCGATGTTGCGCACGAGTAACGTCGCTTCGAAAGTCCGTTCGCTGAGTGGTGCCGAGCGGCGTACCGGAACCCTCGCGGCTCAAGGTTTGAGCAACCGGGAGATCTCCGAGCGTCTTTACATCACGGTCAGCACCGTCGAGCAACACCTCACCCGCGTCTACCGCAAGCTCGATATCAAACGACGTCAGGACCTACCGTCGAACATCGGCATCACGTAA